In the genome of Falsirhodobacter halotolerans, one region contains:
- the rpsS gene encoding 30S ribosomal protein S19 — MSRSVWKGPFVDAYVLKKAEKSRESGKNEVIKIWSRRSTILPQFVGLTFGVYNGKKHIPVAITEEMIGQKFGEYSPTRTYYGHAADKKAKRK, encoded by the coding sequence ATGTCGCGTTCCGTCTGGAAAGGCCCGTTCGTCGACGCCTACGTCCTGAAAAAGGCCGAGAAGTCGCGCGAGTCGGGCAAGAACGAAGTGATCAAGATCTGGTCGCGTCGTTCCACCATCCTGCCGCAGTTCGTGGGCCTCACGTTCGGCGTCTACAACGGCAAGAAACACATCCCGGTGGCGATCACCGAGGAGATGATCGGCCAGAAGTTCGGTGAGTATTCGCCGACGCGGACCTATTACGGTCATGCCGCCGACAAGAAAGCCAAAAGGAAGTAA
- the rplE gene encoding 50S ribosomal protein L5 produces MLDQATYTPRFKTLYKDTIRGAMKSDFGYKNDMQIPRLDKIVLNMGVGEAVKDTKKVKTAAEELSLIAGQKAVITHAKKSIAGFRVREEMPLGCKVTLRGDRMYEFLDRLITIALPRVRDFRGVKATSFDGRGNYAMGLKEQIVFPEINFDKVDEVLGMDIIICTTSKTDAEAKALLKHFNMPFIGETREG; encoded by the coding sequence ATGCTCGATCAAGCCACCTATACCCCGCGCTTCAAGACGCTGTACAAGGACACGATCCGCGGCGCGATGAAGTCGGACTTCGGGTACAAGAACGACATGCAGATCCCGCGTCTGGACAAGATCGTCCTGAACATGGGTGTCGGCGAGGCGGTCAAGGATACCAAGAAGGTCAAGACGGCCGCCGAGGAGCTGTCGCTCATCGCCGGTCAGAAGGCGGTCATCACGCATGCCAAGAAGTCGATCGCCGGCTTTCGCGTCCGTGAAGAGATGCCGCTTGGCTGCAAGGTGACCCTGCGCGGCGACCGGATGTATGAATTCCTGGACCGTCTGATCACCATCGCGTTGCCGCGCGTCCGCGACTTTCGCGGCGTCAAGGCCACCTCGTTCGACGGCCGTGGCAACTACGCCATGGGTCTGAAAGAGCAGATCGTGTTCCCCGAGATCAACTTCGACAAGGTCGACGAGGTTCTGGGAATGGACATCATCATTTGCACCACGTCGAAAACCGATGCGGAAGCGAAGGCCCTGTTGAAGCATTTCAACATGCCCTTCATCGGCGAAACGCGCGAAGGATAA
- the rpmC gene encoding 50S ribosomal protein L29, whose product MSAKDFVAKTPDQLRDQLVALKKEAFNLRFQQATGQLENTARMRTVRRDVARIKTVLNQKAADAAAN is encoded by the coding sequence ATGTCCGCCAAGGATTTCGTGGCGAAAACGCCCGATCAGCTGCGCGACCAGCTCGTTGCACTGAAAAAGGAAGCCTTCAACCTGCGCTTCCAGCAGGCCACCGGCCAGCTTGAGAACACCGCCCGCATGCGCACCGTCCGTCGCGACGTGGCCCGCATCAAGACGGTTCTGAACCAGAAAGCCGCTGACGCGGCGGCGAACTGA
- the rplO gene encoding 50S ribosomal protein L15, which yields MKLHELRDNEGAARKKKRVARGPGSGKGKTAGRGIKGQKSRSGVALNGYEGGQMPLYRRLPKRGFSKPNRKEYAVINLGLIQKFVDAGKIDASVALDEAALVASGLTSHGRDGIRILNKGDITAKLNLTVSGASKSAVEAVEKAGGTLTVKAAKATAE from the coding sequence ATGAAACTTCACGAACTTCGCGACAACGAAGGCGCAGCCCGCAAGAAAAAACGCGTGGCGCGCGGCCCGGGTTCGGGCAAAGGCAAGACCGCCGGGCGCGGGATCAAGGGTCAGAAATCCCGCTCTGGCGTGGCGCTGAACGGGTATGAGGGTGGCCAGATGCCGCTCTACCGTCGTCTGCCGAAGCGGGGCTTCTCCAAGCCGAACCGCAAGGAATACGCGGTCATCAATCTGGGCCTGATCCAGAAATTCGTCGATGCGGGCAAGATCGATGCCTCGGTCGCGCTGGACGAAGCGGCTCTGGTCGCGTCCGGTCTGACCTCGCATGGACGTGACGGGATCCGCATCCTGAACAAGGGCGACATCACCGCCAAGCTGAACCTGACGGTGTCGGGCGCGTCGAAGTCGGCGGTCGAGGCGGTGGAGAAAGCTGGCGGCACGCTGACGGTGAAAGCCGCGAAAGCGACTGCGGAGTAA
- the rpsN gene encoding 30S ribosomal protein S14 — protein sequence MAKKSMVEREVKRAKLVKQYAAKRAALKEITTNADLPMEQRFAAQLKLAELPRNSSATRLHNRCQLTGRPHAYYRKLKLSRIMLRELASFGQIPGMVKSSW from the coding sequence ATGGCCAAGAAATCCATGGTTGAACGTGAGGTCAAGCGCGCGAAGCTGGTGAAGCAATACGCTGCCAAGCGCGCCGCCCTCAAGGAAATCACGACGAACGCAGATCTGCCGATGGAGCAGCGCTTTGCCGCGCAGCTGAAACTGGCCGAACTGCCCCGCAACTCGTCCGCCACCCGGCTGCACAACCGCTGCCAGCTGACGGGGCGTCCGCACGCTTACTACCGTAAGCTGAAACTGTCGCGGATCATGCTGCGTGAACTGGCCTCGTTCGGTCAGATCCCCGGCATGGTCAAGTCGAGCTGGTAA
- the rplF gene encoding 50S ribosomal protein L6, with protein MSRIGKKPVELPKGVTAAISGQTVEVKGPKGTRSFTATDDVTLALADDAVTVTPRGTSKRARQQWGMARSQVENLVTGVTTGFKKELEIQGVGYRAAMAGNVLKLSLGYSHEVNFDVPQGVTVTAPKQTEIVVEGIDQQQVGQVAANIRDWKRPEPYKGKGIRYKDEFVFRKEGKKK; from the coding sequence ATGTCTCGTATTGGTAAGAAACCGGTCGAGTTGCCCAAGGGCGTGACGGCGGCCATCAGCGGTCAGACGGTGGAAGTGAAGGGGCCGAAAGGGACCCGCAGCTTCACCGCGACCGACGATGTGACGCTGGCCCTGGCCGACGACGCCGTGACCGTAACGCCGCGCGGCACGTCCAAACGGGCGCGCCAGCAGTGGGGCATGGCCCGCAGCCAGGTCGAGAACCTGGTGACGGGCGTGACCACGGGCTTCAAGAAAGAGCTGGAAATCCAGGGTGTGGGTTACCGCGCCGCGATGGCCGGCAACGTCCTGAAACTCTCGCTTGGTTATTCGCACGAAGTGAACTTCGACGTGCCGCAGGGCGTCACCGTGACGGCCCCGAAGCAAACCGAAATCGTTGTGGAAGGCATTGATCAGCAGCAGGTTGGTCAGGTCGCCGCGAACATCCGCGACTGGAAACGCCCCGAGCCCTACAAAGGCAAAGGCATCCGGTACAAGGACGAGTTCGTCTTCCGCAAGGAAGGCAAGAAGAAGTAA
- the rplX gene encoding 50S ribosomal protein L24: protein MAAKLKKGDEVIVLTGKDKGKKGTIASVSPKANKAVVDGVNMAIRHTKQSQTSQGGRISKAMPIDLSNLSLMDKNGKATRVGFREEDGKRVRFAKTTGDLI from the coding sequence ATGGCTGCGAAACTGAAAAAAGGCGATGAAGTCATCGTTCTGACCGGCAAGGACAAAGGCAAGAAAGGGACCATCGCGTCCGTTTCGCCCAAGGCCAACAAAGCGGTCGTCGATGGTGTGAACATGGCCATCCGTCACACGAAGCAGTCGCAGACCTCGCAAGGCGGTCGCATCTCGAAAGCGATGCCGATCGATCTGTCGAACCTGTCGCTGATGGACAAGAACGGCAAAGCCACCCGCGTCGGTTTCCGTGAGGAAGACGGCAAGCGCGTGCGGTTCGCCAAGACCACGGGGGATCTGATCTGA
- the rpsE gene encoding 30S ribosomal protein S5, whose amino-acid sequence MAERENRRDRREREETPEFADRLVAINRVSKTVKGGKRFGFAALVVVGDQRGRVGFGKGKAKEVPEAIRKATEQAKRQMIRVALRDGRTLHHDTNGRHGAGKVVMRAAVPGTGIIAGGPMRAVFEMLGVQDVVAKSLGSQNPYNMIRATLDGLKQESSPRMVANRRGKKVADILKKPEAEVVEA is encoded by the coding sequence ATGGCAGAACGTGAGAACCGCCGGGACCGTCGCGAACGCGAGGAAACCCCGGAATTCGCCGATCGTCTCGTGGCGATCAACCGTGTGTCGAAAACCGTGAAAGGTGGTAAGCGCTTCGGCTTTGCCGCACTCGTGGTGGTCGGCGATCAGCGCGGTCGTGTCGGCTTCGGCAAGGGCAAGGCTAAAGAAGTGCCCGAGGCGATCCGCAAGGCGACCGAGCAGGCGAAACGCCAGATGATCCGCGTCGCCCTGCGCGACGGCCGGACGCTGCACCATGACACCAATGGCCGCCACGGTGCGGGCAAGGTCGTCATGCGCGCCGCGGTTCCGGGAACCGGAATCATCGCCGGGGGGCCGATGCGCGCTGTGTTCGAGATGCTGGGCGTCCAGGACGTCGTGGCGAAATCGCTCGGTTCGCAGAACCCCTACAACATGATCCGCGCGACGCTTGATGGGCTGAAGCAGGAATCCTCCCCCCGTATGGTCGCGAATCGCCGCGGCAAGAAGGTGGCGGACATCCTGAAGAAGCCTGAAGCCGAAGTCGTCGAAGCGTAA
- the rpsQ gene encoding 30S ribosomal protein S17, protein MPKRILQGTVTSDKNEQTITVLVERRFKHPLLKKTVRSSKKYRAHDANNTFKVGDSVRIEECAPISKTKRWTVVTETV, encoded by the coding sequence ATGCCCAAACGTATCCTGCAAGGCACCGTGACGAGCGACAAGAACGAGCAGACGATCACCGTTCTGGTCGAGCGCCGCTTCAAGCACCCGCTTCTGAAGAAGACCGTCCGGTCGTCGAAGAAGTATCGTGCGCATGACGCGAACAACACTTTCAAGGTCGGCGATTCCGTTCGCATCGAAGAATGTGCGCCGATTTCGAAAACCAAACGCTGGACGGTCGTGACCGAAACGGTCTGA
- the rplN gene encoding 50S ribosomal protein L14 yields the protein MIQMQTNLDVADNSGARRVQCIKVLGGSHRRYASVGDIIVVSVKEAIPRGRVKKGDVRKAVVVRTAKEVRREDGTAIRFDRNAAVILNNAGEPVGTRIFGPVVRELRAKNFMKIISLAPEVL from the coding sequence ATGATCCAGATGCAGACCAATCTGGATGTCGCTGACAACTCCGGCGCTCGCCGGGTGCAGTGCATCAAGGTCCTGGGTGGCTCGCACCGCCGTTATGCCTCCGTGGGCGACATCATCGTGGTGTCGGTCAAGGAAGCCATTCCGCGCGGCCGCGTGAAGAAAGGGGACGTCCGCAAGGCCGTCGTCGTTCGCACCGCCAAGGAAGTCCGTCGTGAAGACGGCACCGCAATCCGCTTCGACCGCAACGCCGCCGTCATCCTGAACAATGCAGGTGAGCCGGTTGGAACCCGTATCTTCGGGCCGGTCGTGCGTGAGCTGCGTGCCAAGAACTTCATGAAAATCATTTCGCTGGCGCCGGAGGTGCTCTGA
- the rpmD gene encoding 50S ribosomal protein L30 — protein sequence MATIVVKQVASAARRPAIQTATLKGLGLNKMNRTRELEDTPSVRGMVNKIPHLVKIIEERN from the coding sequence ATGGCAACCATCGTCGTCAAGCAGGTGGCTTCGGCCGCCCGCCGTCCGGCCATCCAGACCGCCACGCTGAAGGGTCTTGGGCTGAACAAGATGAACCGGACCCGCGAACTGGAAGATACGCCTTCCGTGCGCGGCATGGTCAACAAGATCCCGCACCTCGTGAAGATCATCGAAGAGCGGAACTGA
- the rpsH gene encoding 30S ribosomal protein S8 has protein sequence MFVNDPLGDMLTRIRNAQLRGKSTVATPASKLRAWVLDVLLEEGYIRGYDKSETENGQGELLISLKYFEGEPVIREVKRVSKPGRRVYMASKDLPSVRNGLGVSIISTPKGVMSDAAARSANVGGEVLCTVF, from the coding sequence ATGTTTGTGAACGATCCTCTGGGTGACATGCTCACCCGTATCCGCAACGCCCAGCTTCGCGGCAAGTCGACGGTGGCAACGCCGGCGTCCAAGCTGCGCGCCTGGGTGCTCGATGTCCTGCTCGAGGAAGGCTACATCCGTGGCTATGACAAGAGCGAGACCGAGAACGGTCAGGGCGAACTGCTGATCAGCCTGAAGTATTTCGAGGGTGAGCCGGTGATCCGCGAAGTCAAGCGCGTGTCCAAGCCGGGCCGCCGCGTGTACATGGCGTCGAAAGATCTGCCGTCGGTGCGCAACGGTCTGGGCGTCTCGATCATCTCCACGCCGAAAGGCGTCATGTCCGATGCAGCTGCACGGTCCGCCAATGTTGGCGGCGAAGTGCTCTGCACCGTGTTCTAA
- a CDS encoding 50S ribosomal protein L23: MSVKPEHYDIIKKPLITEKATLASEANAVVFQVAMDSTKPQIKEAVEAVFGVKVKAVNTTITKGKVKRFRGRIGERSDKKKAYVTLEEGNTIDVSTGL; this comes from the coding sequence ATGAGCGTGAAGCCCGAACATTACGACATCATCAAGAAGCCGCTGATCACCGAGAAGGCGACGCTGGCATCCGAAGCCAACGCCGTGGTTTTCCAGGTGGCGATGGATTCGACCAAGCCGCAGATCAAGGAAGCGGTGGAAGCCGTTTTCGGTGTGAAGGTGAAAGCCGTGAACACCACGATCACCAAAGGCAAGGTCAAGCGTTTCCGCGGCCGTATCGGTGAGCGGAGCGACAAGAAGAAAGCGTATGTGACCCTGGAAGAGGGAAACACTATCGACGTCTCGACGGGCCTCTGA
- the secY gene encoding preprotein translocase subunit SecY has translation MASAAEQMASNLSWGALGKATELRRRIFFTIGLLIVYRIGTYIPVPGIDGTSLRQFMDGAAAGLGGILSMFTGGALSRMGIFALGIMPYISASIIVQLLAAMVPHLEQLKKEGEQGRKKINQYTRYFTVVLATFQAYGIAKSLEAGGLVTNPGLFFQAACVITLVGGTMFLMWLGEQITARGVGNGISLIIFVGILAELPLHLGQFLSQGRSGAVSPAVIIGVGVMIMALIAFVVFMERALRKIHIQYPRRQVGMKVYDGGSSHLPVKVNPSGVIPAIFASSLLLLPTTAATFTGGQTGPVMSTILAYFGPGQPLYLLFFTAMIVFFAYFYTANVAFKTEDVAENLKNQNGFIPGIRPGKRTQDYLDYVVNRVLVLGSAYLAFVCLLPEVIRHQLSIPFYFGGTSVLIVVSVTMDTIQQVQSHLLAHQYEGLIEKSQLRGRKRPGKRTPVRR, from the coding sequence ATGGCATCAGCTGCAGAGCAAATGGCGTCGAACCTGAGCTGGGGGGCTTTGGGTAAGGCCACCGAGCTGCGCCGACGCATCTTCTTTACCATCGGGCTGCTGATCGTCTATCGCATCGGCACCTATATTCCGGTTCCGGGCATCGACGGGACGTCGCTGCGCCAGTTCATGGACGGCGCCGCGGCCGGCCTCGGGGGCATCCTGTCGATGTTCACGGGTGGCGCGCTCAGCCGGATGGGCATCTTTGCCCTCGGGATCATGCCCTACATCTCTGCCTCGATCATCGTGCAGCTTCTGGCCGCGATGGTTCCCCATCTTGAGCAGCTCAAGAAAGAAGGGGAGCAGGGGCGCAAGAAGATCAACCAGTACACGCGCTATTTCACGGTCGTGCTGGCGACATTCCAAGCTTACGGCATCGCGAAAAGCCTTGAGGCAGGCGGTCTTGTCACCAACCCCGGCCTGTTCTTCCAGGCGGCCTGCGTCATCACGCTGGTGGGCGGCACGATGTTCCTTATGTGGCTGGGCGAGCAGATCACCGCGCGCGGCGTCGGCAACGGCATCTCGCTGATCATCTTCGTCGGCATTCTGGCCGAACTGCCGCTGCATCTTGGTCAGTTCCTCAGCCAAGGACGCTCCGGGGCCGTCTCTCCTGCCGTGATTATCGGCGTGGGGGTGATGATCATGGCGCTGATCGCCTTCGTCGTCTTCATGGAACGGGCGCTGCGCAAGATCCACATTCAGTATCCGCGCCGTCAGGTGGGGATGAAGGTGTATGATGGCGGGTCGAGCCACCTGCCGGTCAAGGTCAACCCGTCGGGCGTCATTCCGGCAATCTTCGCCTCGTCGTTGCTTCTGCTGCCGACGACGGCGGCAACCTTTACCGGGGGGCAGACGGGGCCGGTGATGTCGACGATCCTGGCCTATTTCGGGCCGGGGCAGCCGCTTTACCTGCTGTTCTTCACGGCGATGATCGTGTTCTTCGCATATTTCTACACCGCGAACGTCGCGTTCAAGACCGAGGATGTGGCCGAGAACCTGAAGAACCAGAACGGCTTCATCCCGGGGATCCGACCGGGCAAGCGGACGCAGGATTATCTCGACTATGTCGTGAACCGTGTTCTGGTTCTGGGGTCGGCCTATCTCGCGTTTGTCTGTCTGTTGCCCGAAGTGATCCGGCATCAACTTTCGATCCCGTTCTACTTCGGCGGAACGTCGGTTTTGATCGTCGTGTCGGTGACCATGGACACTATTCAGCAGGTTCAATCGCATCTTCTGGCCCACCAATATGAAGGCCTGATCGAAAAGTCGCAGCTTCGCGGGCGGAAACGTCCGGGCAAGCGGACCCCCGTCCGGCGCTAA
- the rplB gene encoding 50S ribosomal protein L2: MALKSYKPTTPGQRGLVLIDRSELWKGRPVKTLTEGLTKTGGRNNTGRVTMWHKGGGAKRLYRIVDFKRRKFDISAVVERIEYDPNRTAFIALVKYEDGELAYILAPQRLAVGDNVIAGAKTDVKPGNAMPFSGMPIGTIVHNVEMKPGKGGQIARAAGTYAQFVGRDGGYAQIRLSSGELRMVRQECMATIGAVSNADHSNQNFGKAGRMRHKGIRPTVRGVAMNPIDHPHGGGEGRTSGGRHPVTPWGKGTKGNRTRKNKTTDKYIVRSRHLKKGR; the protein is encoded by the coding sequence ATGGCACTCAAGTCGTATAAGCCGACGACGCCTGGCCAGCGTGGGCTGGTTCTGATCGACCGTTCGGAGCTGTGGAAAGGCCGCCCGGTCAAAACCCTTACCGAGGGTTTGACCAAGACGGGTGGTCGGAACAACACCGGACGCGTCACGATGTGGCACAAGGGTGGTGGCGCGAAGCGTCTCTACCGGATCGTCGATTTCAAGCGTCGCAAATTCGACATCTCGGCCGTGGTCGAGCGGATCGAGTATGACCCCAACCGCACCGCGTTCATCGCGCTTGTGAAGTACGAGGATGGCGAACTCGCCTATATCCTCGCGCCGCAGCGTCTGGCCGTGGGCGATAACGTCATCGCCGGCGCCAAGACCGACGTGAAACCGGGCAACGCGATGCCGTTCTCGGGTATGCCGATCGGGACGATCGTGCACAACGTCGAGATGAAGCCGGGCAAGGGCGGTCAGATCGCACGCGCCGCAGGCACCTACGCCCAGTTCGTGGGTCGTGACGGGGGCTATGCCCAGATCCGTCTGTCCTCGGGCGAGCTGCGCATGGTTCGTCAGGAATGCATGGCGACCATCGGCGCCGTGTCGAATGCCGACCACTCGAACCAGAACTTCGGTAAAGCCGGTCGTATGCGTCACAAGGGCATCCGCCCGACCGTTCGCGGTGTCGCGATGAACCCGATCGACCACCCGCATGGTGGTGGTGAGGGCCGGACCTCGGGCGGCCGTCACCCGGTCACGCCGTGGGGCAAGGGCACCAAGGGCAACCGCACCCGCAAGAACAAGACCACGGACAAGTACATTGTCCGCTCGCGTCACCTGAAGAAAGGGCGTTAA
- the rplP gene encoding 50S ribosomal protein L16 has translation MLQPKRTKFRKQHKGRIHGEAKGGFLLNFGTYGLKATEPERVTARQIEAARRAITRHMKRQGRVWIRIFPDVPVTSKPTEVRMGKGKGSVDFWAAKVKPGRIMFEIDGVPESVAREALRLGAMKLPVITRVIVREDW, from the coding sequence ATGCTGCAACCGAAACGGACCAAGTTCCGCAAACAGCACAAGGGCCGGATTCACGGCGAAGCCAAAGGCGGCTTCCTTCTGAACTTCGGCACCTATGGCCTGAAAGCCACCGAGCCCGAGCGTGTGACGGCGCGGCAGATCGAAGCGGCCCGCCGCGCGATCACCCGCCACATGAAGCGTCAGGGTCGTGTCTGGATCCGGATTTTCCCGGATGTTCCGGTCACCTCCAAACCCACCGAGGTTCGGATGGGTAAAGGTAAAGGCTCCGTCGATTTCTGGGCGGCCAAGGTGAAACCCGGTCGGATCATGTTTGAGATTGACGGAGTGCCCGAATCTGTGGCAAGGGAAGCCCTGCGCCTCGGTGCGATGAAACTTCCGGTGATTACCCGGGTCATCGTCCGCGAGGACTGGTAA
- the rplV gene encoding 50S ribosomal protein L22 codes for MSKEKNPRRVAENEAMAKAKMLRTSPQKLNLVAALIRGKKVDKAIADLTFSKKRISQDVLKCLQSAIANAENNHGLDVDDLIVAEAYCGKNITLKRGRPRARGRFGKIMKPFSELTIKVRQKGETA; via the coding sequence ATGAGCAAGGAAAAGAATCCGCGCCGCGTGGCCGAAAACGAGGCGATGGCGAAAGCCAAGATGCTGCGCACCTCGCCGCAGAAGCTGAACCTCGTCGCGGCACTGATCCGTGGCAAGAAGGTCGACAAGGCGATTGCCGATCTGACCTTCTCCAAGAAGCGCATCAGCCAAGACGTGCTGAAGTGCCTTCAGTCGGCGATCGCCAATGCCGAGAACAACCACGGGCTGGATGTCGATGATCTGATCGTCGCCGAAGCCTATTGCGGCAAGAACATTACGCTGAAGCGCGGCCGTCCGCGTGCGCGTGGCCGCTTCGGCAAGATCATGAAGCCGTTCAGCGAACTGACCATCAAGGTGCGTCAGAAAGGGGAGACTGCGTAA
- the rpsC gene encoding 30S ribosomal protein S3 — translation MGQKVNPIGMRLQVNRTWDSRWYADTKDYGNLLLEDLKIREFVHKEAKQAGISKVIIERPHKKCRVTIHAARPGVIIGKKGADIETLRKKLSQFTASELHLNIVEVRKPELDAQLVAESIAQQMERRVSFRRAMKRGVQNAMRIGALGIRVNVAGRLGGAEIARTEWYREGRVPLHTLRADIDYATEEAMTPYGIIGVKVWIFKGEILEHDPQAHDRRQAESQEGAAPRPRRDRERA, via the coding sequence ATGGGTCAGAAGGTAAACCCCATCGGGATGCGTCTTCAGGTCAACCGCACCTGGGACAGCCGCTGGTATGCGGACACCAAGGATTACGGCAACCTGCTGCTTGAGGATCTGAAGATCCGCGAGTTCGTCCACAAAGAGGCGAAGCAGGCCGGCATCTCCAAGGTGATCATCGAGCGCCCGCACAAGAAGTGCCGCGTCACGATCCACGCCGCCCGCCCCGGTGTCATCATCGGCAAGAAAGGCGCGGACATCGAGACGCTTCGCAAGAAGCTGTCGCAGTTCACCGCATCCGAACTGCACCTGAACATCGTCGAAGTGCGCAAGCCCGAGCTTGACGCGCAGCTGGTCGCCGAATCCATCGCGCAACAGATGGAGCGTCGTGTGTCGTTCCGTCGTGCGATGAAGCGTGGCGTTCAGAACGCGATGCGCATCGGCGCCCTCGGGATCCGCGTGAATGTCGCGGGCCGTCTGGGCGGTGCCGAGATCGCACGGACCGAATGGTACCGCGAAGGTCGCGTTCCGCTGCACACGCTGCGTGCGGATATCGACTACGCCACCGAAGAGGCGATGACGCCCTATGGGATCATCGGCGTGAAGGTCTGGATCTTCAAAGGCGAGATCCTGGAGCATGACCCGCAGGCACACGACCGTCGTCAGGCGGAGTCGCAAGAGGGCGCAGCACCGCGTCCCCGTCGCGACCGTGAGCGCGCGTAA
- the rplD gene encoding 50S ribosomal protein L4 — protein sequence MKLDVIKLDAGKAGSIDLADDVFGLEPRADILHRVVRWQRAKAQAGTHSTLGKSDVSYSTKKIYKQKGTGGARHGSKKAPIFRHGGVYKGPQPRSHAHDLPKKFRALGLKHALSSKAATGNLVILEDLNLADAKTAGLAKSVKELGWKRVLIIDGAEVNENFAKAARNLEGVDILPTMGANVYDILKRDTLVITKAGIEALEARLK from the coding sequence ATGAAACTCGACGTCATCAAGCTTGACGCCGGCAAGGCAGGCTCGATCGACCTGGCCGACGACGTGTTCGGTCTGGAGCCGCGTGCGGACATCCTGCACCGCGTCGTGCGCTGGCAGCGTGCCAAGGCCCAGGCCGGCACGCACTCCACGCTCGGCAAGTCGGACGTGTCCTACTCGACCAAGAAGATCTACAAGCAGAAGGGCACCGGCGGCGCACGTCACGGGTCCAAGAAAGCGCCGATCTTCCGTCACGGTGGTGTCTACAAAGGCCCGCAGCCCCGCAGCCATGCCCACGATCTGCCGAAGAAATTCCGCGCTCTGGGTCTGAAGCACGCGCTGTCGTCCAAGGCTGCGACCGGCAATCTGGTCATCTTGGAAGATCTTAACCTGGCCGATGCGAAAACCGCGGGTCTGGCGAAGTCGGTCAAGGAACTGGGCTGGAAGCGCGTTCTGATCATCGACGGTGCCGAGGTGAACGAGAACTTCGCCAAGGCGGCGCGCAACCTCGAAGGCGTGGACATCCTGCCGACGATGGGTGCCAACGTGTATGATATCCTCAAGCGTGACACCCTGGTGATCACCAAGGCGGGTATCGAAGCTCTGGAGGCTCGTTTGAAATGA
- the rplR gene encoding 50S ribosomal protein L18 — protein sequence MALNKRELFQKRRLRVRNKIKAMANGRARLSVHRSSKNISVQLIDDVNGVTLASASTLEKDLGFVGKNNVEASTAVGKLIAERAKKAGVEECYFDRGGFLFHGKIKALAEAAREGGLKF from the coding sequence ATGGCTTTGAATAAACGAGAGCTGTTCCAGAAGCGTCGCTTGCGCGTGCGGAACAAGATTAAGGCGATGGCGAACGGGCGGGCACGTCTGTCCGTTCACCGGTCGTCCAAGAACATCAGCGTTCAGCTGATTGACGATGTGAACGGCGTGACGCTGGCATCTGCCTCCACCTTGGAGAAAGATCTTGGCTTCGTCGGCAAGAACAATGTCGAGGCGTCCACCGCCGTCGGCAAGCTGATTGCCGAGCGCGCCAAGAAGGCTGGGGTCGAAGAGTGCTATTTCGATCGTGGCGGCTTCCTCTTTCACGGTAAGATCAAGGCTTTGGCCGAGGCTGCCCGTGAAGGCGGCCTGAAGTTCTAA